The genomic region CTACCGGATAACGTTAACGTTAACAAAAGGCACGATACCAAAACTACTTATCAAGTGGAAATTCGTTATGCTAACAACACCAACGAAACATTCACGTTTCATGGACCACCGGGTACTTGAAATGAAAATAATTCCTATTTCATTTTTCAGTAGAATTCTTATCTTCGGTATTGTACAGGCGCCGACGAACATCCTGGACCCGTGAAATGGACTAGACCGTATTATGATTGCGGCAGGTCAAATCGTTGGCTCGTGGCCGCAGTCGTGCCTATTGCAGATATTTATCCACGACATACAGGATTCAGGCACATCGAATACCCAACGTATATTAGTTTTATTCACGCTTATCCCTTAAAATTGTTTATTTATCAATCTCGCCTTAAGGTGCGTATCTTTGTTTCAGTTATACCGCTATTTCGGTAATAGAAATGGATTTCGAAAGGATAGATATTAATCAGTGCCCTAAAgggaaaggaaatagcggtctAAATAAATTTGCCAATACCGCTAAATGTAAAACAGAAACTACAGAGGTATCAGATGTGTGAAGCTACTTCTCTATTTCTGTTTCTATATCTCTTAACTTTTATATCTCTATTCAACTTGTCTATATAGTGCGAACCGTTGTACGGTTGGGGTTTCCGAAGAGGAGGGTATCAGTGTAGATGTAAGCCGGGTTTTAGATTACCGAATGTAGTACGACGTCCATATTTAGGTGAAATTATCGAAAGAGCAACTCAAGAACAGTACTATAATGGATTCGATTGTTCTCGAATAGGATGCAAGTATTTTTTTGCTATCACGATTATGATTGTTGTTCTTGTTACTGCTACTCCTATCCCaagttaatatattattgtacaCTTTTTATTTGTTAGGGATCCATAAGATGCCGGTGCAATGGGAAAAGGCGGCAACGCATGTTAGAGAAAAGTATCTCGAACAGTATTATCATTATAGAAACCACTCAATGGGGCCAGAAGCACTAAGATCAGAACAAATTAATATAGATCAAACTCTTAAATTTATCTTAAGTATAAATTCGAAAACTTGCAAAAGGTAAGGAAGGTATAAACTATGTATGAGCTGTCTCCAGTTTATATAGTAGATATTTAAAATTTCAGTTACACGGAAGAAGATTTATCGCTAAACGGAGATATAAGTTTCGGTGCTAAAAAATTTTTTGAGAACGAAGCAAAAATGGCAACTAGATTGGCAAATTTTATTAGCGCATTCTTACAAATCTCTGACCCTTATGAAGTTTATTCGGGTAAAAGAGTAGCCGATAGACCGCTCACCGAAGATCAAATGATTGGAGAAACTCTAGCGCTTGTTCTCGGGGATACTAAAATTTGGTCCACAGAAATGCTCTGGGATCGAAATAAGTTCACAAACAGAACGTTCTTCGCTCCGTATGCTTATAAAACCCAACTGAACACTCGAAAGTTTAAAGTTGAGGATCTAGCCAGATTCAACGATACAGGTATTGTAAAAATTGTTGAAAATTGTTGAAAATTGTAAGAAAAACAAAAGttactttatttaattattgattttctttctttctctctttctctctctctctctctctctctctctctccccctctctcacacacacacacacttttTGACTGACTATACAGATGATGTTTACACAAAAAAGAAATACTTTCAGTTACTAAAAGAAAGGTGGGCAACAAATTTTGATGAATTGGAAAAGTATTAcatgaatataaaaattaggTACAATGAAACTGGTGAATATCTTAAGAAATACGAGCACTACCCAAATTTTTATAGGTAAGAATAAGCATACATACCCAAGTCCCGTAGGTAAGTAGAATTTGTTTTAATATATGGGAATACACGTATATTTCTGCAGGGCAGCAAACCTGAATCATGGCCACTGGACAGCTCCATACTTTGATTGCAACGGCAAAATGAAGAAATGGTTAATTACCTATGCATCTCCATTTTTTGGCCCGGACAGCTTGAAAGAGAAACTGGAATTCAAGTAAGTGTTTCCATTCACAATAGATTCATGTATTGTACATGCATGAGAAATCGATTCGGAGATATTCATAAGGATAAGAAACCTGTTTAGTTCCAAAGAATGACGAGACAGAGAAAATTTTCGATTTAAATTCTTCTAGAGGTATTGTAGCTGTTACAATGGATCTACTTCAGCTTGACATAAATCAGTGCGATGATGCGTTTTATGTTCCAAATGCATTTAAGGGTACACACAAGTGTGATAAGAAAACATCATACGTAAGATATAAAAACTTTCACTACTTCAGAAttcttccttctctctctctctccctctctctctctctctctctctctctctctctctctctctctctctctctctctctctctctctctctctctctttatttatttatttatttacatcTATCTTCGACGTGCAGTGCGTACCTATTCTTGGAAGAGGTTTTGAAACTGgcggatataaatgcgaatgtAAGCAAGGTTTCGAATATCCTTTCGAAGATTTAATCACGTACTATGATGGCCAATTGGTAGAAGCTGAATTTAATAATTTAGTTCACGATCAAGAAACGAGGTAACTAATCAGCGAATATAGTTGTTATATGTCGATAAAAGTCGGAATGTAACTGGTGTTCCGCTATCGTTGTTAACacaaatacatatttttttttagATACGACATGTTCAAATGTCGATTAGCAGCTGCTTCATCAATTCAAGTTAACCAGTTACTATTGCTGTCATCGATGATATTCTACTATCTAATTAAAAGTTTTACCAGCTGATAgatatcgtaatagaattataacgcgatacaataATTTTACTAAAATGATCTGGAAGATTGTTCGCGAACGGTTCTACTAGAGAAAGGAAAAACGTTAGCGTACAGTTGTACTAGTTGTTAGGACacttttcatattattttgtatttttatactactaaaaagaaaaaaaatatatatgtgtgtatatatatatatatacacatatattttcttttcttttatatatatatatatatatatatatatatatatatatatacacataatcGTAAACGTAATCGTATCGACTAATATTTATCAAATGATTTACGTGTACGTGTATACAcgtacaattttttattttcgttTTCACAAGTAACATCGACAGATAATTATTAGATGAAATTTTGTTTAATTAAATTCtcgaattatcttaatttaacaTTATTaagggaatgaatattacatattgcaACTACATATTACTGTCTTAGTTAacattatttaatattatcatTATCATATCATATCGTCGCTATATTATCTGCTAATAAATAGTTTATATTTGCAACTGTCTAATTGATTACTTTTACTGTAAGTATACGAGTGTTATTATCGCTTTGTATTTCatttacatttaaaaatatattccatTGTACTATTaatattgtattatattatattatatttacatCCGCTGAG from Xylocopa sonorina isolate GNS202 chromosome 2, iyXylSono1_principal, whole genome shotgun sequence harbors:
- the LOC143433330 gene encoding uncharacterized protein LOC143433330 translates to MEFVRLKMYRTIIASVCWLGVVGQYEWQARDAFDEIRLKIDKINQENCPIQHLRELYLPEDTVSHLPDIKDININPVFPNRTALLHLHNMALSRSFFWSYILQSRFIRPAINDTYDPGMMYYFLSTVADVSANPHINASAIYFSPNMSYSPSYRGFFNKTMPRFAPRTFRADDFNDPIHLERISTRNTFSVQDLGAFASNSLGEDYTTDYYRINEWYKMWLPDNVNVNKRHDTKTTYQVEIRYANNTNETFTFHGPPGADEHPGPVKWTRPYYDCGRSNRWLVAAVVPIADIYPRHTGFRHIEYPTYTAISVIEMDFERIDINQCPKGKGNSGLNKFANTAKCKTETTECEPLYGWGFRRGGYQCRCKPGFRLPNVVRRPYLGEIIERATQEQYYNGFDCSRIGWIHKMPVQWEKAATHVREKYLEQYYHYRNHSMGPEALRSEQINIDQTLKFILSINSKTCKSYTEEDLSLNGDISFGAKKFFENEAKMATRLANFISAFLQISDPYEVYSGKRVADRPLTEDQMIGETLALVLGDTKIWSTEMLWDRNKFTNRTFFAPYAYKTQLNTRKFKVEDLARFNDTDDVYTKKKYFQLLKERWATNFDELEKYYMNIKIRYNETGEYLKKYEHYPNFYRAANLNHGHWTAPYFDCNGKMKKWLITYASPFFGPDSLKEKLEFKGIVAVTMDLLQLDINQCDDAFYVPNAFKGTHKCDKKTSYCVPILGRGFETGGYKCECKQGFEYPFEDLITYYDGQLVEAEFNNLVHDQETRYDMFKCRLAAASSIQVNQLLLLSSMIFYYLIKSFTS